The Shewanella japonica genome has a window encoding:
- a CDS encoding alpha/beta hydrolase yields the protein MNIGKVMLQGTYNKVSNAHWLTTKSKLISAVQVGLLSMMSLSAVADESTVTIEQAPLSACYVDGLSEQVQCGSLLLAENPAKPDGKKITVHYAVLPAIKPSFKKQAMLAIAGGPGQSAIENAAGFDRVLAKVRQDRDILLIDQRGTGQSNILACDDDDMSVLSFNDDDMDYVKDTQACLDEIDADVTQYGSLTALTDFEAIRQHLGYEKLHLYGVSYGTRMAQLYMREHPNAIATVTLDGVVPMQQSVIAIGEAIDRGYALLFKDCQQNSLCGQQFPDLEQDFISVDNQLAESPVKTQVRDPQTDELTSFLLTRGKFNGAIRMALYMPNIRSLTPHAIHQAALGNYQPILGIYTLTSDSTGIAMGMHASVVCGEDIHRITTSMREQAQDSYMGGTMIEGLEATCSVWNMPQVDNSFSDAIASDIPTLLLSGELDPATPPSWGDMATEKLTNAKHFVSEFATHGVAYQSCGNDLIADLVSSGSIDNIDGKCLEKDVRRSFYLNANSVETLSADAEEE from the coding sequence ATGAACATCGGAAAAGTTATGTTGCAAGGAACCTATAACAAGGTAAGCAATGCCCATTGGCTGACAACAAAATCAAAGCTGATAAGCGCCGTTCAAGTTGGTTTACTGTCTATGATGAGCTTATCTGCTGTGGCAGATGAAAGCACTGTTACTATTGAACAAGCTCCACTTTCAGCGTGTTATGTTGATGGTTTATCTGAGCAAGTGCAGTGCGGCTCATTATTATTGGCTGAAAATCCAGCCAAGCCTGATGGCAAGAAAATCACCGTTCATTACGCTGTATTACCAGCGATTAAACCCAGCTTTAAAAAACAAGCCATGCTTGCCATTGCTGGCGGACCAGGACAATCAGCCATTGAAAATGCCGCAGGGTTTGACCGCGTACTGGCTAAAGTCCGTCAAGATCGCGACATTTTATTGATTGACCAACGTGGGACTGGGCAATCTAATATCTTAGCCTGTGATGATGACGATATGTCAGTGCTATCGTTTAATGATGACGATATGGACTATGTGAAAGACACTCAAGCCTGCTTAGATGAAATAGATGCTGATGTCACTCAATATGGCAGCTTAACGGCGTTAACTGACTTTGAAGCTATTCGCCAACACTTAGGTTATGAAAAACTGCATTTATATGGTGTATCGTACGGTACCCGTATGGCGCAGCTATATATGCGTGAACATCCAAATGCGATCGCCACCGTGACTTTAGATGGTGTTGTACCAATGCAGCAAAGTGTTATCGCTATTGGTGAAGCCATCGATAGAGGCTACGCCCTTCTTTTTAAAGACTGTCAGCAAAACAGTTTATGCGGTCAGCAATTCCCGGATCTTGAACAAGATTTCATCTCTGTCGATAATCAGTTAGCTGAATCCCCAGTCAAGACACAAGTACGCGATCCACAAACTGATGAGCTAACCAGCTTTTTGCTGACTCGAGGTAAATTTAACGGTGCGATTAGAATGGCGCTATACATGCCCAACATTCGCTCGTTAACGCCCCATGCAATTCATCAAGCCGCTCTGGGGAACTACCAACCCATATTAGGCATTTACACCTTAACCTCAGATAGCACAGGTATCGCCATGGGAATGCACGCCTCTGTAGTTTGTGGCGAAGACATTCATCGCATCACAACAAGCATGCGCGAACAAGCACAAGACTCTTACATGGGAGGCACCATGATAGAAGGACTAGAGGCAACGTGCAGCGTGTGGAATATGCCGCAAGTAGATAACAGCTTTAGCGATGCTATCGCAAGTGACATTCCTACCCTCTTGCTTTCAGGTGAGCTAGATCCTGCAACGCCACCAAGCTGGGGCGATATGGCCACAGAAAAACTCACTAATGCTAAACATTTTGTCTCTGAATTTGCTACCCATGGCGTGGCTTATCAAAGCTGCGGTAACGATCTCATCGCAGATTTAGTTAGCAGTGGCTCGATAGATAACATTGACGGTAAATGCTTAGAAAAGGATGTCCGTAGAAGCTTTTACTTAAATGCCAACTCAGTTGAAACCCTTTCAGCTGACGCTGAGGAAGAATAA
- a CDS encoding ATP-binding cassette domain-containing protein, translating to MITVSNLSKKIGDVQALDNLSFSAHDGHITGLLGPNGAGKTTCLRTVFGLLAADEGHAEIDGIDVAKEPTKAKAQLGLFPDPFGLYERLSPREYISYFAELSGMSKTDAKQATANVIAQLKLEDIADRRCKGFSQGQRMKTALAQAIVHQPTNIILDEPTRGLDVMSTRLLRDILIELKKAGHCVLFSSHVMQEVAALCDQVIVMANGKVVATGSPEELCQQTGETSLEEAFIKLIGTDEGIAA from the coding sequence ATGATTACTGTATCGAATTTATCGAAAAAAATTGGCGACGTACAAGCACTGGATAACCTCAGCTTTAGTGCTCATGACGGTCATATTACTGGACTACTTGGCCCAAATGGCGCGGGTAAAACCACCTGTCTACGAACAGTGTTTGGCTTATTAGCGGCAGATGAAGGCCACGCCGAAATCGATGGTATTGATGTTGCCAAAGAGCCAACAAAAGCAAAAGCACAATTGGGCTTATTCCCAGACCCATTTGGTTTATATGAGCGATTATCGCCAAGAGAATACATTAGCTATTTTGCCGAACTCAGCGGCATGTCAAAGACTGACGCTAAACAAGCAACAGCCAATGTCATCGCGCAATTAAAACTCGAAGATATTGCCGACCGCCGATGTAAAGGTTTCTCACAAGGGCAACGCATGAAAACTGCATTAGCCCAAGCGATAGTGCACCAGCCAACCAACATCATTTTAGACGAGCCAACACGTGGCTTAGATGTCATGAGTACCAGGTTACTGCGAGATATTTTGATTGAGCTTAAAAAAGCAGGCCATTGCGTGTTGTTTTCAAGCCATGTGATGCAAGAAGTGGCCGCTTTATGTGACCAAGTCATCGTGATGGCTAACGGTAAAGTGGTTGCCACAGGTAGTCCAGAAGAGCTTTGCCAACAAACGGGTGAAACCTCACTGGAAGAAGCCTTTATTAAACTCATCGGTACTGACGAAGGGATCGCAGCCTAA